The sequence CTGTCTCTCCACAAAGAACAGAGTCACTCCTGCTGGTCACCAGAGATACCAGCCCGAGGGACTCAACAAAAGACTCGATGACGTGGCCACCCCAGCACATGTGGCCAATGTGGGGTGAGAAGGTCAAAGTGAGAGGAGGGTGCAGGGCCTTGCCACGGACCAGGCCCCAGCTGACAACAAATCTCCCCCTAAGCACAGGAGCCCAGCATGGCAGAAGAGGAGCCGGGGCTGGGCAGGCGGCACCCACCTGCAGGTGGACGTAGTCATAGTCCTCCATCCAGCCCCCCTCACTGTTCTCGTACTGCCCATCTGGCGAGTCCTGGGAGGTGAACTTAGGGGGTGAGGGCAAGGGCCTTGACTGGATGCTGCTGGTCTTGTCAGTGGGGTTGGGGTGCAGGGTGCCACCCCCCTCAGGCCCCAGGGCAGGGGCCTTGGTCCGTCTGAAGAGCAGCGAGGCATTGCCGTGCAGGAAGGAGGCCAGCTGCTTGGCGTCCTCGGGCACAGCCCGCGAGCAGGCCACCAGCCGGTCCAGGTCCTCAGAGGTGGCTCCAGAGCCTCCCCGGCCAGCGTCGAGGGCCTGACCATGTGCCACCAGCGTCTGGTGCACGTCCTCCATCTTCTGCAGTTGCCGGCTAAGCTTGGCATGCAGGGCACGGTCAGATGTGTGGGCAGCATTGCCCACGGCGCTCCGGGCAAACTCCAACAGCTCGTGGACGGCACTCTGGACAGCGGCCACAGCAGCCTGCAGGTCCTGCACCAGTGGCTCCTGTGGCTCAGATGGGCTACGCCAGCTCCCAGTCCCACCGGCGCTGCCTGCCAGGTCCAGAAGGTGGGCAACGGTGGCGCTCACACCCTGCTGCAGCCGTGCCAGGGCCTCCACGGCAACTTCCAGCTCCAGAGGTTCCCGGCCCGGCCCTGCCACCTCCAAAGAGGACGCAGACTGGCTGCTGCGTGTGCTGCCGGTGCTGGAGGCCGACAGGCGCTTGCCTTCCGCCGGGGCTTCACGTTCAGCTGGGGGAGGCACCGCATACACACCATTGTCGACCACGCCACCATCAGCCACCTCAGGAGGAAGCACCCGTTCACGGGGCACATCGTACAGGGTGCCTGGGCCAGGCCGCCGCAAGCCAGGGGGCACGTCGTAGAGGTCAGGAGCTGGGGGCGGCACATCATACACATCCTCAGCCGGCGGGGAGTCTGGAGGGGGCGCAGCCAGGACCAGTGGGGTGCGGGCCGGGTCAAAGGGCTTGGCCTTGGTGAAGGCGGGGGGCACGTCGTAGGTCTCCTCACGCAGCAGTGGGCCGTCGGGCACATCCTTGCTCACCGATGGAGGAACGTCATAGACCTGGGGGAAAAACGGCAGTCAAggctgtccatccatccatctgcccgCCCCAGGGACTGGGGGCAGCacccagccacacacacacatacacgtacacacacatacaaacacacacacacgcacacgtgcgcgcacacacacagaggcgcgcacacacacacaggcacacatacaaaCGCAGAGGcacgcacacacaggcacacacacacgtacacagacgcacacacacaggcacacacacacacacacacgcagcccCAGCGCACACATCCTTCACGATTCCTATCCATGACAGTTCTGGGACGAGCTGGCTCTGGAGCCAGGTGCCCACCCCTGTGCCTGACGGTGGGAGAGCTTCCTCCCAAAGAATTGCACGTGTCGATTCACATAATTGGGTCACTGCAGACACTCACTGAAAGGTTAGCTATGATattgccactgccaccaccatcatACAATGATTTCATCACCATCACCGCCGCCACCACCTCATCACTACCATCACTGTTACcacccagcaccaccaccacgTGTGAACTTTCTACTCTGCAGCAGGTGTGCAACTGAGCTTTGTGTGTATTATCAGGGGACCAAATTCTGGTTTGCCCAGGACAGTGCTGGTTTGTCCCTGATGCCCCCACATAATTACTGGTCCCCCCTTCACTCTTGAAGTATCCCGGGTGAGATAACACACCCCACGGTCACCTTGCGGATACCCTCTCGGGAGCTCATGGAGAAGGCCTTGCAACAGGCAGTTCTGCAGACGAagaacctgaggctcagaggacagcttggtttcctcatctgtcaaccATCCAGAACCAGGGTCTGGAGCCAGGCTCTTCCTGCCCACCACCCCTAGCCCTGCAGACAATGGTCAGCACCCCAGTGCACACATCCAGACTCCCCACAGCCTCAGCCTGGCCCTGGCATTGCCCTGGCATTTGCTCACCGCGTGGTGGCTGGACGGTGGCAGGCCCTTCTCCACGCTGGGGGGCACGTCATACACCTCCAGCAACGGGTCTCGGCCATTGGGACCCTTGACAGCCATGGGGGGTGTGTCATACACCTGGGGGCAGAAACAATGCCGGGTTAACGGCGCCAGGGCCACTTGGGGGAATGGGAAAGGTGGGAACCCCGCAGCACCGCCCCAGGCCTGGCCGGGGCTGAGAAGATGCAGATCCCGCCCCAGGGCCTAGCCGCCCTGCCCTCCCCGCGCTGCACACCCGACACCTACCTCCTGGCCATACTGGCTGGGAAGCAGCCCCCGAACTGGGGGCACATCATAGATGTCCTGTGGCCCTGGGGCCAGCAGGTGTCGCGGGATGTCGTATTCATCCTGCTCCGGCTGGGCGGCCTCGTATACATAGCCCTGCCCCACGCGGGTGGGCACCACCACCTGGGGGCAGAGAGCCGACTTCACTGCTGCCCTCGAACCGGCCCTCAGGGAGGCTCCACTCACACCTGGGAGCCACGTCCTTTTGGGAGGTGGACAGGGCACACCAGGTGGAAGGGATGGGGCTCCCCAAGGATGCCAGTTCTCACTCCCTCTGCACCATCTGACCTTCTTCTAGCAGAACGCAGTGCCAGCTACAGCAAGAACACTGGGTTTTATCCTGGGCCAGGACACCAACGTCTCTACAGCCTGTTGACCCAGAAGGCTCCACAGAGGAGCATGGGTGTGAGCTGATGACACTGGTGGGGTGAGGTGCTAAGGCCCTGGCTCCGGAGGGCACTACCCACAGGCAAGGAACCCCCCGTGACAGGGGCATCTAGCCCCGCAGGACGAGAGGCCACGTTGGAGGCCTCGGAGCCTGCTGCCCACACCACTTAGCTGTAGCCTACTTAGAAGGGTTGACCCAGCAGGGGACTGCGtccagcccaggaccagacagagcCTAGCACCCCCTGCCCCACAGCGCAGCAATGGGGAGACTCTGGAGGACAGGGCCAGAGGGGCAGGTAGGGTGTGTGCTGGGGGGCGCAGCAGCTGGGACCAAGGCCCCCTCCCTGTTGCGCCTACCCCGGAGGGAGCTGCATGCAGCGGGTAAGATCCCCAGCGACCTGAAAGGATGAGGCTTAGTGGGGGAGGCAGGTCCAGGGCCAGCCCTCCCCTCCGCAGGTGCTTTTACTGTGACCCAGAGCCCAGGGCAGCCAAGGCCCGCACGGTGCAGAGGCAGGCAGCACAAGGGCCTGCCCAGGGCCACAGTGCCCCTCACCAGCACCAGCCTGAAGCGGGTAAGGGCCATGCCAGGCAGCCTCCTTCCCCGAAGGCTCCCTGCCTTGGGGAGGACAAGGCCTCCCTGGTGGGATTCTCCAGCCCCCGGGCACACTGCGCCCACACGCCTCCACCACCAGGCTCCCTGTTCAGCTCTCTCCACTGAAAGACCTTTTGTTCCCTCATCAAAGGGGATGTCTGGGACAGGGTTGACTCAGGGCCTCCCTCCACATCCCCCAGGGCAGCAGCGCCAAAGCAGCCCCTCCCCCGGGCCCAGTGCCCCTGAACCCCTAGAGGCCCTCCCAATGCAGGCAGACAGCCAGCCCTGCTCGCTGAGGGTGCCGTGAGGGgggtgctgggcatgggggcggcAGAGGCGCCCAGCGCCCCCCAGCAGCCCCAGGCCTGGCACAGCCCCCAGCAGCACAGCAGAGCTGGGCCCAATGGGTCTCCAGCACGCCTGGTAGCAGAGCCCTGCAGGCTGGGGGCCTCCGTGGGGTGTCCCCGCCCCCTTCCAGTTCGTCTGGGAGTGGATTTGGCAGCCGCCACTCCAGACTCATCTCCCTCCACGCGCCCCAGACTTGAGTCTCCTCCAGAACTATTTTTAGATGCAGGGACCTGCCAACAGCGGGGCAGGCGGGGCGGAGGGACGTGGCAGGTTGGCTGGGCCTCGAGGCACGGCCTGAGGCTTCTCcaggcctcccagcctcccaaaggcaGGTGGGGACCCAGCCTCAAGGCTCAGCCAGGACCCAGCACCAGCAGGAGGGATGAGCATCCTCCAAGGGCACCCCGCTGGTGGCCGTCCCAACCTCATGCGGTGAGGCCCGGGGTGCAGCTGGACCCAGTCCTGCCTCCCCAGGCAAATGGCCGCCTGCCACTCTTGGAGCTGAGTCGGGTGGCAGTAGGCAGCCACAGTGACCAAATGTTTCTGTTAGAAAAACAGAGCAACGCAG comes from Symphalangus syndactylus isolate Jambi chromosome 11, NHGRI_mSymSyn1-v2.1_pri, whole genome shotgun sequence and encodes:
- the BCAR1 gene encoding breast cancer anti-estrogen resistance protein 1 isoform X4, with translation MHCPGEAPLAAPRPTPKDPCLRNVLAKALYDNVAESPDELSFRKGDIMTVLEQDTQGLDGWWLCSLHGRQGIVPGNRLKILVGMYDKKPAGPGPGPPATPAQPQPGLHAPAPPASQYTPMLPNTYQPQPDSVYLVPTPSKAQQGLYQVPGPSPQFQSPPAKQTSTFSKQTPHHPFPSPATDLYQVPAGPGGPAQDIYQVPPSAGMGHDIYQVPPSMDTRSWEGTKPPAKVVVPTRVGQGYVYEAAQPEQDEYDIPRHLLAPGPQDIYDVPPVRGLLPSQYGQEVYDTPPMAVKGPNGRDPLLEVYDVPPSVEKGLPPSSHHAVYDVPPSVSKDVPDGPLLREETYDVPPAFTKAKPFDPARTPLVLAAPPPDSPPAEDVYDVPPPAPDLYDVPPGLRRPGPGTLYDVPRERVLPPEVADGGVVDNGVYAVPPPAEREAPAEGKRLSASSTGSTRSSQSASSLEVAGPGREPLELEVAVEALARLQQGVSATVAHLLDLAGSAGGTGSWRSPSEPQEPLVQDLQAAVAAVQSAVHELLEFARSAVGNAAHTSDRALHAKLSRQLQKMEDVHQTLVAHGQALDAGRGGSGATSEDLDRLVACSRAVPEDAKQLASFLHGNASLLFRRTKAPALGPEGGGTLHPNPTDKTSSIQSRPLPSPPKFTSQDSPDGQYENSEGGWMEDYDYVHLQGKEEFEKTQKELLEKGSITRQGKSQLELQQLKQFERLEQEVSRPIDHDLANWTPAQPLAPGRTGGLGPSDRQLLLFYLEQCEANLTTLTNAVDAFFTAVATNQPPKIFVAHSKFVILSAHKLVFIGDTLSRQAKAADVRSQVTHYSNLLCDLLRGIVATTKAAALQYPSPSAAQDMVERVKELGHSTQQFRRVLGQLAAA
- the BCAR1 gene encoding breast cancer anti-estrogen resistance protein 1 isoform X5 encodes the protein MFTHRPQVAEQRGRTPGPSFEWNVLAKALYDNVAESPDELSFRKGDIMTVLEQDTQGLDGWWLCSLHGRQGIVPGNRLKILVGMYDKKPAGPGPGPPATPAQPQPGLHAPAPPASQYTPMLPNTYQPQPDSVYLVPTPSKAQQGLYQVPGPSPQFQSPPAKQTSTFSKQTPHHPFPSPATDLYQVPAGPGGPAQDIYQVPPSAGMGHDIYQVPPSMDTRSWEGTKPPAKVVVPTRVGQGYVYEAAQPEQDEYDIPRHLLAPGPQDIYDVPPVRGLLPSQYGQEVYDTPPMAVKGPNGRDPLLEVYDVPPSVEKGLPPSSHHAVYDVPPSVSKDVPDGPLLREETYDVPPAFTKAKPFDPARTPLVLAAPPPDSPPAEDVYDVPPPAPDLYDVPPGLRRPGPGTLYDVPRERVLPPEVADGGVVDNGVYAVPPPAEREAPAEGKRLSASSTGSTRSSQSASSLEVAGPGREPLELEVAVEALARLQQGVSATVAHLLDLAGSAGGTGSWRSPSEPQEPLVQDLQAAVAAVQSAVHELLEFARSAVGNAAHTSDRALHAKLSRQLQKMEDVHQTLVAHGQALDAGRGGSGATSEDLDRLVACSRAVPEDAKQLASFLHGNASLLFRRTKAPALGPEGGGTLHPNPTDKTSSIQSRPLPSPPKFTSQDSPDGQYENSEGGWMEDYDYVHLQGKEEFEKTQKELLEKGSITRQGKSQLELQQLKQFERLEQEVSRPIDHDLANWTPAQPLAPGRTGGLGPSDRQLLLFYLEQCEANLTTLTNAVDAFFTAVATNQPPKIFVAHSKFVILSAHKLVFIGDTLSRQAKAADVRSQVTHYSNLLCDLLRGIVATTKAAALQYPSPSAAQDMVERVKELGHSTQQFRRVLGQLAAA
- the BCAR1 gene encoding breast cancer anti-estrogen resistance protein 1 isoform X6; this encodes MSVPNVLAKALYDNVAESPDELSFRKGDIMTVLEQDTQGLDGWWLCSLHGRQGIVPGNRLKILVGMYDKKPAGPGPGPPATPAQPQPGLHAPAPPASQYTPMLPNTYQPQPDSVYLVPTPSKAQQGLYQVPGPSPQFQSPPAKQTSTFSKQTPHHPFPSPATDLYQVPAGPGGPAQDIYQVPPSAGMGHDIYQVPPSMDTRSWEGTKPPAKVVVPTRVGQGYVYEAAQPEQDEYDIPRHLLAPGPQDIYDVPPVRGLLPSQYGQEVYDTPPMAVKGPNGRDPLLEVYDVPPSVEKGLPPSSHHAVYDVPPSVSKDVPDGPLLREETYDVPPAFTKAKPFDPARTPLVLAAPPPDSPPAEDVYDVPPPAPDLYDVPPGLRRPGPGTLYDVPRERVLPPEVADGGVVDNGVYAVPPPAEREAPAEGKRLSASSTGSTRSSQSASSLEVAGPGREPLELEVAVEALARLQQGVSATVAHLLDLAGSAGGTGSWRSPSEPQEPLVQDLQAAVAAVQSAVHELLEFARSAVGNAAHTSDRALHAKLSRQLQKMEDVHQTLVAHGQALDAGRGGSGATSEDLDRLVACSRAVPEDAKQLASFLHGNASLLFRRTKAPALGPEGGGTLHPNPTDKTSSIQSRPLPSPPKFTSQDSPDGQYENSEGGWMEDYDYVHLQGKEEFEKTQKELLEKGSITRQGKSQLELQQLKQFERLEQEVSRPIDHDLANWTPAQPLAPGRTGGLGPSDRQLLLFYLEQCEANLTTLTNAVDAFFTAVATNQPPKIFVAHSKFVILSAHKLVFIGDTLSRQAKAADVRSQVTHYSNLLCDLLRGIVATTKAAALQYPSPSAAQDMVERVKELGHSTQQFRRVLGQLAAA
- the BCAR1 gene encoding breast cancer anti-estrogen resistance protein 1 isoform X9, yielding MTVLEQDTQGLDGWWLCSLHGRQGIVPGNRLKILVGMYDKKPAGPGPGPPATPAQPQPGLHAPAPPASQYTPMLPNTYQPQPDSVYLVPTPSKAQQGLYQVPGPSPQFQSPPAKQTSTFSKQTPHHPFPSPATDLYQVPAGPGGPAQDIYQVPPSAGMGHDIYQVPPSMDTRSWEGTKPPAKVVVPTRVGQGYVYEAAQPEQDEYDIPRHLLAPGPQDIYDVPPVRGLLPSQYGQEVYDTPPMAVKGPNGRDPLLEVYDVPPSVEKGLPPSSHHAVYDVPPSVSKDVPDGPLLREETYDVPPAFTKAKPFDPARTPLVLAAPPPDSPPAEDVYDVPPPAPDLYDVPPGLRRPGPGTLYDVPRERVLPPEVADGGVVDNGVYAVPPPAEREAPAEGKRLSASSTGSTRSSQSASSLEVAGPGREPLELEVAVEALARLQQGVSATVAHLLDLAGSAGGTGSWRSPSEPQEPLVQDLQAAVAAVQSAVHELLEFARSAVGNAAHTSDRALHAKLSRQLQKMEDVHQTLVAHGQALDAGRGGSGATSEDLDRLVACSRAVPEDAKQLASFLHGNASLLFRRTKAPALGPEGGGTLHPNPTDKTSSIQSRPLPSPPKFTSQDSPDGQYENSEGGWMEDYDYVHLQGKEEFEKTQKELLEKGSITRQGKSQLELQQLKQFERLEQEVSRPIDHDLANWTPAQPLAPGRTGGLGPSDRQLLLFYLEQCEANLTTLTNAVDAFFTAVATNQPPKIFVAHSKFVILSAHKLVFIGDTLSRQAKAADVRSQVTHYSNLLCDLLRGIVATTKAAALQYPSPSAAQDMVERVKELGHSTQQFRRVLGQLAAA
- the BCAR1 gene encoding breast cancer anti-estrogen resistance protein 1 isoform X7; this encodes MLGSGWAGWAAAAGGVRLDRLWVAEAAAARRHRGGYRALGAQRAGGPGSSVCAPAGARAPGPPDTMNHLNVLAKALYDNVAESPDELSFRKGDIMTVLEQDTQGLDGWWLCSLHGRQGIVPGNRLKILVGMYDKKPAGPGPGPPATPAQPQPGLHAPAPPASQYTPMLPNTYQPQPDSVYLVPTPSKAQQGLYQVPGPSPQFQSPPAKQTSTFSKQTPHHPFPSPATDLYQVPAGPGGPAQDIYQVPPSAGMGHDIYQVPPSMDTRSWEGTKPPAKVVVPTRVGQGYVYEAAQPEQDEYDIPRHLLAPGPQDIYDVPPVRGLLPSQYGQEVYDTPPMAVKGPNGRDPLLEVYDVPPSVEKGLPPSSHHAVYDVPPSVSKDVPDGPLLREETYDVPPAFTKAKPFDPARTPLVLAAPPPDSPPAEDVYDVPPPAPDLYDVPPGLRRPGPGTLYDVPRERVLPPEVADGGVVDNGVYAVPPPAEREAPAEGKRLSASSTGSTRSSQSASSLEVAGPGREPLELEVAVEALARLQQGVSATVAHLLDLAGSAGGTGSWRSPSEPQEPLVQDLQAAVAAVQSAVHELLEFARSAVGNAAHTSDRALHAKLSRQLQKMEDVHQTLVAHGQALDAGRGGSGATSEDLDRLVACSRAVPEDAKQLASFLHGNASLLFRRTKAPALGPEGGGTLHPNPTDKTSSIQSRPLPSPPKFTSQDSPDGQYENSEGGWMEDYDYVHLQGKEEFEKTQKELLEKGSITRQGKSQLELQQIHRKLQR
- the BCAR1 gene encoding breast cancer anti-estrogen resistance protein 1 isoform X1, whose protein sequence is MLGSGWAGWAAAAGGVRLDRLWVAEAAAARRHRGGYRALGAQRAGGPGSSVCAPAGARAPGPPDTMNHLNVLAKALYDNVAESPDELSFRKGDIMTVLEQDTQGLDGWWLCSLHGRQGIVPGNRLKILVGMYDKKPAGPGPGPPATPAQPQPGLHAPAPPASQYTPMLPNTYQPQPDSVYLVPTPSKAQQGLYQVPGPSPQFQSPPAKQTSTFSKQTPHHPFPSPATDLYQVPAGPGGPAQDIYQVPPSAGMGHDIYQVPPSMDTRSWEGTKPPAKVVVPTRVGQGYVYEAAQPEQDEYDIPRHLLAPGPQDIYDVPPVRGLLPSQYGQEVYDTPPMAVKGPNGRDPLLEVYDVPPSVEKGLPPSSHHAVSKCQGNARARLRLWGVWMCVYDVPPSVSKDVPDGPLLREETYDVPPAFTKAKPFDPARTPLVLAAPPPDSPPAEDVYDVPPPAPDLYDVPPGLRRPGPGTLYDVPRERVLPPEVADGGVVDNGVYAVPPPAEREAPAEGKRLSASSTGSTRSSQSASSLEVAGPGREPLELEVAVEALARLQQGVSATVAHLLDLAGSAGGTGSWRSPSEPQEPLVQDLQAAVAAVQSAVHELLEFARSAVGNAAHTSDRALHAKLSRQLQKMEDVHQTLVAHGQALDAGRGGSGATSEDLDRLVACSRAVPEDAKQLASFLHGNASLLFRRTKAPALGPEGGGTLHPNPTDKTSSIQSRPLPSPPKFTSQDSPDGQYENSEGGWMEDYDYVHLQGKEEFEKTQKELLEKGSITRQGKSQLELQQLKQFERLEQEVSRPIDHDLANWTPAQPLAPGRTGGLGPSDRQLLLFYLEQCEANLTTLTNAVDAFFTAVATNQPPKIFVAHSKFVILSAHKLVFIGDTLSRQAKAADVRSQVTHYSNLLCDLLRGIVATTKAAALQYPSPSAAQDMVERVKELGHSTQQFRRVLGQLAAA
- the BCAR1 gene encoding breast cancer anti-estrogen resistance protein 1 isoform X3 codes for the protein MPAKPFLSSALLSWKVLDFSGPGPQGTGQPRSCGHWAEGQGGPPEPAGGPNVLAKALYDNVAESPDELSFRKGDIMTVLEQDTQGLDGWWLCSLHGRQGIVPGNRLKILVGMYDKKPAGPGPGPPATPAQPQPGLHAPAPPASQYTPMLPNTYQPQPDSVYLVPTPSKAQQGLYQVPGPSPQFQSPPAKQTSTFSKQTPHHPFPSPATDLYQVPAGPGGPAQDIYQVPPSAGMGHDIYQVPPSMDTRSWEGTKPPAKVVVPTRVGQGYVYEAAQPEQDEYDIPRHLLAPGPQDIYDVPPVRGLLPSQYGQEVYDTPPMAVKGPNGRDPLLEVYDVPPSVEKGLPPSSHHAVYDVPPSVSKDVPDGPLLREETYDVPPAFTKAKPFDPARTPLVLAAPPPDSPPAEDVYDVPPPAPDLYDVPPGLRRPGPGTLYDVPRERVLPPEVADGGVVDNGVYAVPPPAEREAPAEGKRLSASSTGSTRSSQSASSLEVAGPGREPLELEVAVEALARLQQGVSATVAHLLDLAGSAGGTGSWRSPSEPQEPLVQDLQAAVAAVQSAVHELLEFARSAVGNAAHTSDRALHAKLSRQLQKMEDVHQTLVAHGQALDAGRGGSGATSEDLDRLVACSRAVPEDAKQLASFLHGNASLLFRRTKAPALGPEGGGTLHPNPTDKTSSIQSRPLPSPPKFTSQDSPDGQYENSEGGWMEDYDYVHLQGKEEFEKTQKELLEKGSITRQGKSQLELQQLKQFERLEQEVSRPIDHDLANWTPAQPLAPGRTGGLGPSDRQLLLFYLEQCEANLTTLTNAVDAFFTAVATNQPPKIFVAHSKFVILSAHKLVFIGDTLSRQAKAADVRSQVTHYSNLLCDLLRGIVATTKAAALQYPSPSAAQDMVERVKELGHSTQQFRRVLGQLAAA
- the BCAR1 gene encoding breast cancer anti-estrogen resistance protein 1 isoform X8, encoding MQGKNVLAKALYDNVAESPDELSFRKGDIMTVLEQDTQGLDGWWLCSLHGRQGIVPGNRLKILVVVPTRVGQGYVYEAAQPEQDEYDIPRHLLAPGPQDIYDVPPVRGLLPSQYGQEVYDTPPMAVKGPNGRDPLLEVYDVPPSVEKGLPPSSHHAVYDVPPSVSKDVPDGPLLREETYDVPPAFTKAKPFDPARTPLVLAAPPPDSPPAEDVYDVPPPAPDLYDVPPGLRRPGPGTLYDVPRERVLPPEVADGGVVDNGVYAVPPPAEREAPAEGKRLSASSTGSTRSSQSASSLEVAGPGREPLELEVAVEALARLQQGVSATVAHLLDLAGSAGGTGSWRSPSEPQEPLVQDLQAAVAAVQSAVHELLEFARSAVGNAAHTSDRALHAKLSRQLQKMEDVHQTLVAHGQALDAGRGGSGATSEDLDRLVACSRAVPEDAKQLASFLHGNASLLFRRTKAPALGPEGGGTLHPNPTDKTSSIQSRPLPSPPKFTSQDSPDGQYENSEGGWMEDYDYVHLQGKEEFEKTQKELLEKGSITRQGKSQLELQQLKQFERLEQEVSRPIDHDLANWTPAQPLAPGRTGGLGPSDRQLLLFYLEQCEANLTTLTNAVDAFFTAVATNQPPKIFVAHSKFVILSAHKLVFIGDTLSRQAKAADVRSQVTHYSNLLCDLLRGIVATTKAAALQYPSPSAAQDMVERVKELGHSTQQFRRVLGQLAAA